In Aedes albopictus strain Foshan chromosome 3, AalbF5, whole genome shotgun sequence, the genomic window tactggactgatcggtgtgaaattttgtatgtgggtatttttggggccggggaaggttcttagcttggtgcgggacctctccggtcgctggaacggggggctcccatacagatgactttgcgggggacgtccctgtgaagctgtacgtcaaaaaacacagtaggcaggcagtacgacgtttgccgggacagctagtcataaataaaaaaatccttataTTTTGTTATATTGTATTCATAGTTATACGTACAGTAAACTTAATAATTTTTGTAATTAGTTTTCGATGAATATTCGGCTTCAAACTGATACATCTGGACATTTCATAGTTATTTTAATCAGTAGAAACAAATAATGTAATATCTGATACCTCATTATTGATAAACAtgattttttcttttaatttgcAGATTTTAGACAATTTTAATTTATTCCTTTCAGTAAACTCAACACGGACTGAAGTAATCCGAAATGAATGTACTAATATCAAACATTTTCATTTCTATTGAACAATTATTGAACTCTCTTTGAACTACATATTACATTAACTTGTTTCTACCATCGTGGCATCGCGCCATTATTGCCATTGAGCTTCTTTGAATTCAAACTTGTGCACGGTTTCTGTTGGCGCCAAAACTCCTGCCTGTTGTTCAAGAAATTGATAGCATCTTTTGCAAATTCCGAAACGCCTTCGGTGTTGGTATCTGCTTTCTTGAGATCCGGATGCTTCAGCaagttctccagatattctttgtcCACGTACAGATCGCCCAGCAGACGGCGGGCTGCCCGCTTATCCAGCTCCTCCCTAGTCAGCGGAGGCTTCTTGGCCGATTTTGGCTTATCCACTTTGGGTGCTTTCTTCTGGGGTGGCTGATTCTTGGCATTGCTGCCGATGGTGTTTTCGATTGCTTCCTGTGTCTTTTGAACACCTGAAATGTTTAGGGAAATATTGCAGTAATGAAGCTCTATGCATGCAAGAAAGCAGCGATATAATTACCCAAACGAAAACTGGCAAGCTCTGGTCTCAATCTCAAACCACGATGGAAAAACATGAGACTGTGTTCAAACTGTCCCAAGTAGTATAGTGCTTCAGCTTTCTGATAAATTGCTCTAATATTTGTTTTGTCTAGCAACAGTGCAGTCTCGGCATCCTGGAATTAAATTACATTATCAACATATTTCTAAGTTTCTTTTTGATACGTTTTTCATTTTAATATTAGCTTATTATTTAATAGAATTAAAGATTCTAACATTTACCGCCTATTTTTGACACCCTATTATTACCTGCAAAGCCTTAGCTGGCTCGCCTAACTGCAGATAGCATTTACTCCTGGCCACCAATGCACTCTGATCATTGGTGTTCATTTCCAGAGCCTAGATAAGAAAAAGTTCTCGTTACAAAAGTTTAACTTAAGATACTAATACTAGAATAGACATTTATTTCTGAACTATAATTGTGCAAACTACAGTGCCTTGGATATAAAATGAACAGCGTTGTCCAGGTTACGGTTTTTGATCTCACGCATTCCTAGGGCCAGAATGGCTCCCGGATCGGCTTCCTCCGGAAGTTGTAGCTGCTCATGGCGCTCCTGACGACGTTTATTAAGCAGGTTTTGCTTGATGTCAAAGTTACCTGAATAGAATGTTATACGGAGGATGAGTATTACAATCAAACAGGGCAGATAATTCCCAGATAACCATGGAGACCACACTACAGAAATTAGTTTCATATATGAATCTTAACGCTCAATAACAACAACACTATAAACATGAAGCATCTCATGGTTCATCGATTATCTGGGTCGTTAATCGTTAGTTACCTATGCTAACTGCAGCAGCTCGATCTTTGTCAGTGTACACCTCATCAAAGTAACGTCGTTTTTTCATGTCGATCGGCTCATTGAAAAGATCCCTACAATATAATCGAAAAGTTAAAATGCATACCAAAATTGGCTCCATTGTCGTTGGTTCTAATTTCAACAGAATTCCTAGAACACCATGTTATTCTTTTGCTTATCCATCGTAAATTTCTTTGCTTTATTCCAACTTTACAAAATAAATTTGGATTAAATATGAGATGCTTACAAATGTTCCCATCTTTATAAAAATTTGCACACAGAACACAATCAGGGTTTCTATCCAACAGTTTTGCAACATGGCTCGGATACCGCGTCCTTCCGACTTTGTCTACCTTCAGCTTGCTGAATTTGCCGCGAGCTCGTAGTtcataatttcagaaatttcaacgaGAATTTATTCTGAAGTTCAGAAACTCACTATTTTAgaatatttatttatatttatccgATCAGTCATAAGGCTGAAAAGACATTCCGCCGAAGGGACATTGAAAGGTCATcacgttacgtctgtttgtctggtgAATGATGctatttgacaaattgagagacgaATTTATGAAAaagatcgcgttctggtgggattcgaacccacaactccgtattcGCTGAACTGGCGCTTTAATCAAGATCACAAATGGTAAGTATAGGGTTTAACGACTGGAAACATTGATggaaagggggatggctttctcagtcttcaaatcaagaacgatttttatctacattcccgacgtttcggcctagggatttaGCCTTTTTCAAggtagacactacgacccttgaaaaaggcgaAATCCTTaggtcgaaacgtcgggaatgtagaaaaaatcgttcttgattcgaAGACTAAGAAAGTCATTCCCCTTTCCATCAAATGGTAAGTTTCTTGTTTCACCGATACTCCGTCGACACTCAActgattttgaaggaatttttgtcgTATTTAatcatttcaaaactaaaaaaatattaactatcataatcatcatcaatattaatttctattcccgatcagcctagatagccgtgtagtggcggtagcagttccctgAACTGACTAAGAATGtcacgatgctgggtcattaggccgaaggtcattaggccgaaggccattaggccgaaggtcattaggccgaatggtcattaggccgaatggtcactaggccgaatggtcattaggccgaatggtcattaggccgaatagtcatcaggacgaattgaaaatcagccgttatgggcctgtaaagagatctgttgtttttactttttccaaaaattttttgccgaaaactacttcaacaatgaaactagaaagaatagcctatgttttaaagaaggaaaaatttatgaattgaatatcagcagtttctgcgccaaaaactattttagcaatgatactagaaagaacagcctatgtttaaaagaaggaaaaattcatgggtaaaatatcagtagattcagcatcaataaagtatcttcgtgcctgtcacacgatatacacatgcaaaatggtcatttgccgaggaagctctcagttaataactgtggaagtgttcatagaacactaagctgagaagcaggctttgtctcagtggggacgtaacggcaagaagaagacccaatgatcattcggcctgatgaccattcggcctaatgaccattcggcctaatgaccttcggcctaatgaccttcggcctaatgaccttcggccgaatggcctgacaccgaatGACACTACGGATTACGAAAGGTGCTTGCGataagggacgaatgaccttcgggttaaagtccctcgaacccAACAAAAGAAAAAGATTACGGATTACACTACGGATCCGAtggtagtgtagaattagcatttaagttaaaataaacattaataaaaaaaatgatccggtggtaaaagtccaccaaacaagcgacttctaattcatggtgtcaagcgtACCGTgcttaggaatgaatggttaggggtctaataaaaacttaaccgtgcacggagcctgtggagtaccagggcgtcatccacagtattttgcccttactgtgttaaacggagcaatgacgcagtggaccttatttgtctccgggataatcggctacttttcttacgtctcaattccgaggcttaataaaagtgggtaaatgcaattttccatgacacgaattaagttcgtacaggtaaaccttcatcacgcaaaaggtgcttctgctgtgttgtgTCGAAGGTATAAagaagaaggactggaagtggcgcttattcaagagccatggtccaataaacgaaagagttTTGggattctgacacaaaatagtaaactattttatgatgagcaacaagattctcccagaaccgcagtcttagtacgcaaaacgttaaaatgctatcctattacagagtttatcagaaaggacattgttgcggtcatggtaaaggtaccaaccactaggggtaaaactgagatcgctgaggcttcagcttactttcctggtgatgtttctGAGGTACCTcttcctgagatcgcatcatttgttcaactctgtaaagaaaacaacaaatcgtttatcattggctgtgacgccaatgcgcatcacacggtttggggtagtaggGATATTAACCAGTGACGACAATTGTCAAAATACGGTCGTCTgcaccgacgcccagcggcgccagcgtcgttgatttgtttttgttttgatagtcgtcttgacaacccgagcggcattctcagaaatgtatgctttcgaaattcttttgaccgctgtctgctgaacttcaatcacctactgatactcaaagtcagtattttcaatttcaactgattatttttaattaagcacgatgcagaagcaaaaaatgcagttgttttgcatcactcaccaaaagtaactataatgcattgaatggaggtaacatatcggtatttgtatgcctaaaccataataaatcaatttcaattcatattcgaattc contains:
- the LOC109413080 gene encoding outer dynein arm-docking complex subunit 4 isoform X2; protein product: MNRPRFNIPLRNQKKTMSKPAKKRPKSSKPVVDEIEVACKNLRDEALKYMKVRNFNKALGLYDQALEMNTNDQSALVARSKCYLQLGEPAKALQDAETALLLDKTNIRAIYQKAEALYYLGQFEHSLMFFHRGLRLRPELASFRLGVQKTQEAIENTIGSNAKNQPPQKKAPKVDKPKSAKKPPLTREELDKRAARRLLGDLYVDKEYLENLLKHPDLKKADTNTEGVSEFAKDAINFLNNRQEFWRQQKPCTSLNSKKLNGNNGAMPRW
- the LOC109413080 gene encoding outer dynein arm-docking complex subunit 4 isoform X1, with protein sequence MSKTAVAILGGDDELLQSFVRVGLQEGEDQHHHHQSQQSSHATGGSSGGGGGSHQPSSTPHQLQQPKIETHLVRQYSDHFSEVSDKNATRKYRDLFNEPIDMKKRRYFDEVYTDKDRAAAVSIGNFDIKQNLLNKRRQERHEQLQLPEEADPGAILALGMREIKNRNLDNAVHFISKALEMNTNDQSALVARSKCYLQLGEPAKALQDAETALLLDKTNIRAIYQKAEALYYLGQFEHSLMFFHRGLRLRPELASFRLGVQKTQEAIENTIGSNAKNQPPQKKAPKVDKPKSAKKPPLTREELDKRAARRLLGDLYVDKEYLENLLKHPDLKKADTNTEGVSEFAKDAINFLNNRQEFWRQQKPCTSLNSKKLNGNNGAMPRW